The Candidatus Binataceae bacterium genome contains a region encoding:
- a CDS encoding dienelactone hydrolase family protein, whose product MEIVKQEIEIPTGQERMSCHIARPTSGGPYPALVVVMEVFGLNDNIRKLADRFASEGFVTLAPHLYFRVPGKNVVGYSEMPEAFKLAASLNDDQVVADMGACINYLKTQKDVAPKVGVVGFCMGGRITFLTACRNSAVDAAVPFYGGGMVTAQAGRKAPIEYVNQLRAPVLAFFGGKDAFIPAADVEKFRVETQRAGKNVEVVLYPDADHGFMCDERPSFHPTHSKEAWARAVEFFKRNLS is encoded by the coding sequence ATGGAAATCGTCAAACAGGAGATTGAAATTCCCACTGGCCAGGAGCGGATGTCTTGTCACATCGCGCGCCCGACCAGCGGTGGCCCCTACCCGGCGCTGGTGGTGGTGATGGAGGTTTTCGGCCTCAATGATAATATCCGCAAGCTGGCCGACCGCTTCGCCAGCGAAGGCTTCGTTACCCTGGCACCCCACTTATACTTTCGCGTGCCCGGCAAGAACGTGGTCGGCTACAGCGAGATGCCTGAGGCATTCAAACTGGCGGCTTCGCTTAACGACGATCAGGTAGTTGCCGACATGGGTGCCTGCATCAACTATCTCAAGACACAAAAGGATGTCGCCCCGAAGGTAGGGGTGGTCGGTTTCTGCATGGGCGGCCGAATCACCTTCCTGACCGCCTGCCGGAACAGCGCAGTTGACGCAGCCGTCCCCTTTTACGGCGGCGGGATGGTGACGGCTCAAGCCGGACGCAAGGCACCGATCGAGTACGTCAACCAGTTGCGCGCTCCGGTGCTGGCTTTTTTCGGGGGCAAGGATGCCTTTATCCCGGCCGCCGACGTGGAAAAATTCCGCGTCGAAACCCAGCGCGCCGGCAAGAATGTCGAGGTCGTGCTGTACCCCGATGCCGACCACGGCTTCATGTGCGACGAGCGTCCCTCCTTCCACCCCACCCATTCCAAGGAGGCGTGGGCGCGAGCGGTGGAATTCTTCAAACGCAACCTCAGCTAG
- a CDS encoding dienelactone hydrolase family protein gives MEIVGQEIQIASGQEKMGCYLAHPKTPGRYPAVVVTMEVVGLSDDIRHTSNQFAEQGFVAIAPNLYFRIPGPQTLPYGHLPEALKLAATLTDDGIVRDMSATIDFVKDHPLSNGKVGVVGFCMGGRIAFLTACRNSTLNGAISFYGGGILRAAQPGAAPAIDYLANLRAPMIAFFAGQDPHIPLSDGETIGARAKQLGKQVEVRVYPEAGHGFMCENPARGAYHEASAKDAWPRMLSFFRQHLG, from the coding sequence ATGGAAATAGTCGGGCAGGAAATTCAAATTGCTAGCGGCCAGGAAAAGATGGGCTGTTACCTAGCCCATCCCAAAACTCCAGGCCGCTACCCGGCGGTGGTGGTCACGATGGAGGTGGTCGGACTGAGCGATGATATCCGGCACACCTCCAATCAGTTCGCCGAGCAGGGCTTTGTCGCGATCGCGCCCAACCTATATTTTCGCATCCCGGGCCCTCAAACCCTCCCCTACGGCCATCTGCCCGAGGCCCTGAAGCTGGCCGCTACGCTGACTGACGATGGCATCGTGCGCGACATGAGCGCGACGATCGATTTCGTCAAGGACCATCCATTGTCCAACGGCAAAGTCGGGGTGGTCGGCTTTTGCATGGGCGGACGGATCGCTTTCCTGACCGCCTGCCGTAATTCCACCCTGAATGGCGCAATTTCGTTTTACGGCGGCGGCATTTTGCGAGCCGCCCAACCCGGAGCCGCACCTGCGATCGACTACCTGGCTAACTTGCGCGCTCCGATGATCGCCTTCTTCGCCGGCCAAGACCCTCACATTCCGCTCAGCGACGGCGAGACTATCGGCGCCCGGGCCAAGCAGTTGGGGAAGCAGGTCGAGGTGCGGGTCTATCCGGAGGCCGGCCATGGCTTCATGTGCGAAAATCCGGCGCGCGGCGCTTATCACGAAGCTTCCGCCAAAGATGCCTGGCCGCGCATGCTCAGCTTCTTCCGCCAGCATCTAGGCTAA